A genome region from Musa acuminata AAA Group cultivar baxijiao chromosome BXJ3-5, Cavendish_Baxijiao_AAA, whole genome shotgun sequence includes the following:
- the LOC103985118 gene encoding probable E3 ubiquitin-protein ligase ATL45, giving the protein MPPAARFLTTSAPPPETHTNVVVILAALLCAAVSAVGLALVARCCACPWRSLGGGGPRAPPDKGLKRTALRQLPKVSYGGAAGGEEPAECPICLAEFEEGEQLRVLPQCGHGFHAGCVDAWLGSHSSCPSCRRVLVVAAPPSLFQGCREGSVEAAAPVSVSAAGRGGEGGR; this is encoded by the coding sequence ATGCCTCCGGCCGCCAGATTTCTCACGACGTCAGCCCCGCCGCCGGAGACGCACACCAACGTGGTGGTGATCCTTGCCGCGCTGCTCTGCGCCGCGGTCAGCGCCGTGGGTCTCGCCCTCGTTGCGCGCTGCTGTGCCTGTCCCTGGCGCTCCCTCGGCGGTGGAGGCCCACGGGCGCCGCCTGACAAGGGCCTCAAGAGGACGGCCCTGCGGCAGCTGCCCAAGGTCTCGTACGGCGGCGCCGCTGGCGGAGAGGAGCCGGCGGAGTGCCCGATCTGCCTGGCGGAGTTCGAGGAGGGCGAGCAGCTCCGGGTGCTGCCGCAGTGCGGGCACGGGTTCCACGCCGGTTGTGTCGACGCATGGCTCGGTTCCCACTCCAGTTGTCCGTCGTGCCGACGGGTGCTTGTCGTCGCCGCGCCGCCCTCCCTGTTCCAGGGGTGCCGCGAGGGATCCGTCGAAGCTGCGGCGCCCGTGTCGGTCTCCGCGGCGGGCCGCGGAGGCGAGGGAGGACGGTGA
- the LOC135583760 gene encoding monosaccharide-sensing protein 2-like, with product MRGAVLVAIAASIGNLLQGWDNATIAGSILYIKKEFKLDSKPTIEGLIVAMSLIGATIITTFSGPVSDWVGRRPMLIISSILYFLSGLVMLWSPNVYVLLLARLIDGFGIGLAVTLVPVYISETAPPEIRGSLNTLPQFSGSGGMFISYCMVFAMSLMVNSDWRVMLGVLSIPSLLYFALTIFFLPESPRWLVSKGRMVEAKQVLQRLRGREDVSGEMALLVEGLGVGGETSIEEYVIGPANELTDDQGATADKDRITLYGPEEGLSWVARPVKGQSSLALVSRRGSMENQRGVPLMDPLVTLFGSVHEKLPEMGSMRSTLFPNFGSMFSVADQQHKTEQWDEESLQQEGEGYASDAGGGDSDDNLQSPLLSRQTTNVEVKDIGQQHGSIMSMRRNSSLMQNGGEAVSSMGIGGGWQLAWKWSEREGADGKKEGGFKRIYLHQEGIPGSRRGSLVSLPGVDIPEEGEFVQAAALVSQPALFYKELMDQHPVGPAMLHPSEAAAKGPNWQDLFEPGVRHALLVGVGIQILQQFAGINGVLYYTPQILEQAGVEVLLANIGIGSASASILISALTTLLMLPSIGLAMRLMDISGRRFLLLSTIPVLISSLVVLVVANLVDMGTVVHAVLSTVSVVIYFCCFVMGFGPIPNILCAEIFPTRVRGVCIAICALTFWIGDIIVTYTLPVMLNSIGLAGVFGIYAVVCTIALVFVFLKVPETKGMPLEVITEIFAVGAKQAAID from the exons ATGCGGGGTGCTGTCCTTGTTGCGATTGCTGCCTCAATTGGTAACCTTTTGCAGGGGTGGGACAATGCTACCATTGCAG GTTCTATACTGTACATCAAAAAGGAATTTAAATTGGATTCTAAGCCTACCATAGAGGGACTAATAGTTGCTATGTCGCTTATCGGGGCTACTATCATCACAACATTTTCTGGTCCAGTATCAGACTGGGTTGGCAGACGGCCAATGCTAATCATCTCATCAATTCTCTATTTTCTTAGTGGTCTAGTGATGTTGTGGTCGCCCAATGTCTATGTCCTACTATTGGCGAGGCTAATTGATGGATTCGGGATTGGTCTAGCAGTCACACTCGTTCCCGTATATATTTCTGAGACGGCTCCACCAGAGATAAGGGGATCATTGAATACCCTCCCACAGTTCAGTGGCTCTGGAGGAATGTTTATATCATATTGTATGGTTTTTGCAATGTCACTAATGGTGAACTCGGACTGGAGAGTGATGCTGGGAGTTCTCTCTATCCCTTCCCTCCTTTATTTTGCACTAACCATTTTCTTTTTGCCGGAATCTCCAAGATGGCTTGTAAGCAAAGGAAGAATGGTTGAGGCCAAACAGGTTTTGCAGAGATTGCGGGGAAGGGAAGATGTCTCTG GAGAAATGGCTCTTCTTGTTGAGGGTTTGGGAGTAGGTGGTGAGACTTCCATTGAAGAGTACGTAATTGGACCGGCTAATGAGCTCACTGATGACCAGGGGGCAACTGCTGATAAGGACCGTATCACATTGTATGGGCCTGAGGAAGGCCTTTCATGGGTTGCCCGGCCTGTCAAAGGCCAAAGTTCCCTTGCTCTTGTATCTCGCCGTGGTAGCATGGAAAATCAGCGTGGTGTGCCGTTAATGGATCCTCTGGTTACCCTATTTGGAAGTGTCCATGAAAAATTACCTGAGATGGGTAGCATGCGAAGCACAttgtttcctaatttcggaagcaTGTTTAGTGTGGCAGATCAGCAACACAAAACCGAGCAGTGGGATGAGGAGAGTCTTCAACAGGAGGGTGAAGGTTATGCATCTGATGCTGGAGGAGGTGATTCTGATGACAATTTACAAAGTCCATTGCTTTCTCGCCAAACAACAAACGTGGAAGTGAAGGATATTGGCCAACAGCATGGAAGTATTATGAGCATGAGGAGAAATAGCAGTCTTATGCAGAATGGAGGAGAGGCAGTTAGTAGTATGGGTATTGGTGGGGGTTGGCAATTGGCATGGAAATGGTCTGAGAGAGAAGGTGCAGATGGGAAAAAGGAAGGTGGGTTTAAAAGAATATATTTACACCAAGAGGGTATTCCTGGGTCGAGGAGGGGTTCCCTTGTTTCCCTTCCAGGAGTTGATATTCCTGAAGAAGGTGAATTTGTTCAGGCTGCTGCTTTGGTTAGCCAACCTGCTCTGTTCTATAAGGAGCTTATGGATCAGCACCCTGTGGGGCCCGCCATGCTTCATCCATCAGAAGCAGCTGCTAAAGGGCCAAATTGGCAAGATCTTTTTGAACCTGGTGTGAGACATGCTTTACTTGTTGGAGTTGGGATCCAGATACTTCAGCAG TTTGCTGGCATAAATGGGGTTCTCTACTACACTCCTCAGATACTTGAGCAAGCTGGTGTTGAAGTTTTACTTGCAAATATTGGGATTGGCTCGGCTTCAGCATCTATCCTCATTAGTGCTCTCACAACTTTGTTGATGCTTCCAAGTATTGGTCTTGCCATGAGGCTCATGGATATCTCAGGAAGAAG GTTCCTTCTGCTGTCCACAATCCCTGTCTTGATATCTTCACTGGTTGTCTTGGTTGTGGCTAACCTTGTGGACATGGGAACTGTGGTTCATGCCGTGCTCTCGACTGTCAGTGTTGTCATCTATTTCTGCTGCTTTGTCATGGGATTCGGCCCAATTCCCAATATTCTTTGTGCCGAGATCTTCCCAACTCGGGTCCGTGGTGTGTGCATAGCCATCTGTGCCCTCACGTTCTGGATTGGTGACATCATTGTCACATACACACTTCCTGTTATGCTCAATTCTATTGGCCTTGCCGGTGTCTTTGGAATATATGCAGTTGTGTGCACCATAGCTTTGGTATTTGTGTTCTTGAAAGTTCCTGAAACAAAGGGCATGCCACTTGAGGTCATCACGGAGATCTTTGCCGTTGGGGCAAAACAAGCTGCAATAGATTGA